In the genome of Geotrypetes seraphini chromosome 16, aGeoSer1.1, whole genome shotgun sequence, one region contains:
- the LOC117349673 gene encoding olfactory receptor 146-like, whose translation MEKENFTRVTGFIILGFPEFPELQLPLFFLFLLIYLIVLMGNLTIITIVCLDSHLHTPMYFFLSNLSFLDISCTSITLPKLLDILIRKNYHISMSGCFTQLYFFFSLATNEFLILSVMAYDRYVAICQPLCYHLIMNQKVCILLSQGTWILGLLMPVSYYIFLPRFSFCHSNEINHFFCDFTALLKLSCSSTSSLQSVVYILGAIVGCPCFISTVTSYVYIISKILRIRSTEGRRKAFSTCSSHLTVVCLFYLTLMFLYLRPSSMQSMEINKVIAILHNTLIPMFNPVIYSLKNKDVKNAFRKFFH comes from the coding sequence ATGGAAAAGGAGAATTTTACCAGAGTAACAGGATTTATCATTTTGGGGTTTCCTGAATTCCCAGAGCTTCAGCTGCCTCTCTTCTTTCTGTTTCTATTGATTTATCTGATCGTCCTGATGGGAAACCTCACTATTATCACCATCGTGTGCCTGGACTCTCACCTGCACACCCCAATGTACTTTTTCCTCAGTAATTTGTCCTTTCTTGACATCTCTTGCACTTCGATTACTCTCCCTAAGCTGTTGGATATTTTGATAAGAAAGAACTATCATATTTCTATGAGTGGGTGTTTTACAcaactatatttttttttttcgctgGCTACCAATGAATTTTTAATTCTTTCAGTCATGGCCTATGACCGTTATGTTGCCATATGTCAACCCTTGTGTTACCATTTGATTATGAATCAGAAAGTTTGCATCCTTTTAAGCCAGGGAACTTGGATTTTAGGACTTCTGATGCCTgtatcttattatattttccttcctCGTTTTTCCTTTTGTCACTCTAATGAGATTAATCATTTCTTCTGTGATTTCACAGCATTATTAAAGCTTTCTTGCAGCAGTACCTCGTCTCTTCAAAGTGTAGTTTATATTTTGGGAGCAATTGTAGGATGTCCTTGCTTTATCTCAACCGTCACATCTTACGTCTACATCATCTCCAAAATCCTGAGGATCCGTTCCACAGAGGGGAGACGTAAAGCCTTCTCTACCTGCTCATCCCACCTCACGGTTGTGTGTCTTTTCTATTTGACATTGATGTTTTTGTATTTGAGACCATCATCTATGCAGTCAATGGAAATAAACAAAGTTATTGCAATTTTGCATAATACTTTAATTCCTATGTTTAATCCTGTAATTTACAGCCTGAAAAACAAGGATGTAAAAAATGCATTCAGGAAATTTTTCCACTGA